In a genomic window of Wyeomyia smithii strain HCP4-BCI-WySm-NY-G18 chromosome 1, ASM2978416v1, whole genome shotgun sequence:
- the LOC129717392 gene encoding deoxynucleoside kinase isoform X1 yields the protein MKYFTYFVNNMLTDAFEVLCIQRRSFLTMATSIGSEKLGLRDKKPFTVFIEGNIGSGKTTFLNHFQKYKQRVCLLTEPVEKWRNCGGVNLLDLMYKEPKRWAMPFQSYVTLTMLDMHTSATDKSVKLMERSMFSARYCFVENMLANGMLHQGMYNILQDWYEFIDANVYIQADLIVYLRTSPEVVFERMTKRARSEESCVPLKYLQELHELHENWLIHGTFPRAAPVLVLDADLDLNDISSEYKRSETSILKPILIENTNQQSILTSPGKRPRKEL from the exons ATGAAATACTTCACTTACTTCGTTAATAACATGTTAACTGACGCTTTCGAAGTATTGTGTATCCAAA GGCGCAGCTTTTTAACTATGGCAACATCTATAGGATCGGAAAAGCTAGGACTGCGTGACAAAAAACCATTCACTGTTTTCATAGAGGGTAACATTGGAAGTggaaaaacaacatttttgaatcattttcaaaaatataagcAGAGGGTGTGTTTGCTTACTGAACCTGTAGAGAAATGGCGCAATTGCGGTGGAGTCAATCTGTTAGATTTGATGTATAAAGAACCAAAACGGTGGGCGATGCCATTCCAAAGCTATGTCACTTTAACGATGCTTGATATGCATACCAGTGCTACGGATAAATCTGTGAAACTGATGGAGCGTTCTATGTTCAGTGCCAG ATACTGTTTTGTAGAAAATATGCTCGCAAACGGAATGCTACATCAAGGGATGTACAACATATTACAAGATTGGTACGAGTTTATCGATGCGAACGTTTACATACAGGCTGATTTAATAG TGTACTTAAGAACCAGTCCCGAAGTTGTTTTCGAAAGAATGACAAAACGTGCGCGATCCGAGGAGAGTTGTGTTCCACTGAAATATTTGCAGGAATTGCATGAGTTGCATGAGAATTGGCTCATCCATGGAACTTTCCCCAGAGCGGCCCCG GTCCTCGTTCTTGACGCTGATCTAGATTTGAATGACATTAGTTCTGAATACAAGCGTTCAGAAACTAGTATACTTAAACCAATCCTAATTGAAAATACTAACCAGCAATCAATTTTGACATCACCAGGTAAAAGACCAAGAAAAGAATTGTAA
- the LOC129717392 gene encoding deoxynucleoside kinase isoform X2 codes for MATSIGSEKLGLRDKKPFTVFIEGNIGSGKTTFLNHFQKYKQRVCLLTEPVEKWRNCGGVNLLDLMYKEPKRWAMPFQSYVTLTMLDMHTSATDKSVKLMERSMFSARYCFVENMLANGMLHQGMYNILQDWYEFIDANVYIQADLIVYLRTSPEVVFERMTKRARSEESCVPLKYLQELHELHENWLIHGTFPRAAPVLVLDADLDLNDISSEYKRSETSILKPILIENTNQQSILTSPGKRPRKEL; via the exons ATGGCAACATCTATAGGATCGGAAAAGCTAGGACTGCGTGACAAAAAACCATTCACTGTTTTCATAGAGGGTAACATTGGAAGTggaaaaacaacatttttgaatcattttcaaaaatataagcAGAGGGTGTGTTTGCTTACTGAACCTGTAGAGAAATGGCGCAATTGCGGTGGAGTCAATCTGTTAGATTTGATGTATAAAGAACCAAAACGGTGGGCGATGCCATTCCAAAGCTATGTCACTTTAACGATGCTTGATATGCATACCAGTGCTACGGATAAATCTGTGAAACTGATGGAGCGTTCTATGTTCAGTGCCAG ATACTGTTTTGTAGAAAATATGCTCGCAAACGGAATGCTACATCAAGGGATGTACAACATATTACAAGATTGGTACGAGTTTATCGATGCGAACGTTTACATACAGGCTGATTTAATAG TGTACTTAAGAACCAGTCCCGAAGTTGTTTTCGAAAGAATGACAAAACGTGCGCGATCCGAGGAGAGTTGTGTTCCACTGAAATATTTGCAGGAATTGCATGAGTTGCATGAGAATTGGCTCATCCATGGAACTTTCCCCAGAGCGGCCCCG GTCCTCGTTCTTGACGCTGATCTAGATTTGAATGACATTAGTTCTGAATACAAGCGTTCAGAAACTAGTATACTTAAACCAATCCTAATTGAAAATACTAACCAGCAATCAATTTTGACATCACCAGGTAAAAGACCAAGAAAAGAATTGTAA